In Jaculus jaculus isolate mJacJac1 chromosome 11, mJacJac1.mat.Y.cur, whole genome shotgun sequence, the following proteins share a genomic window:
- the LOC105943637 gene encoding sperm motility kinase Z-like yields MPQSDETLWSQYEDLGLIVKTDYVEVRRARHRLTGVQVAIKILNKRLARGLRIAGEADILPSITHPNIVKLFQLVETEENLYLVLEYCPVQLLEHVYSKGCLQEEEARGIFRQVVDALAYCHDQGIAHLDIKPDNVMLDESGKVTLIDFGTATRVCPGQRLTRHCGAILFSPPEVMRLDPYDGPKKDVWSLGVLLYFMVTGTCPFGFTLTAGPKTNIIKGNYERPAHLSADLRALIEKLLTLDPELRPAAKDILDDPWLERGQARAGGRDPDPREPDADVQAAMRLDAGGAARSVRRGGCDGPAATHRLLRLGARGGPGAEAASTAVSPGPTPFPSAAGPQVASCPARRRSCPPPPPPSPPEPRAPQVASCPARRRSCPPPPSPPQPRAPQVVSCPARRRSCPPSPPPPSPPGPARPGPPPPGEARAGGEAARPAAAQTSRRPERGPGLPATAAPEGRGCLPRCWEAVRGRVRRLLRTLCPRGLRRRGKRVFPARAAGGGEGQRGPAEL; encoded by the coding sequence ATGCCTCAGAGTGATGAGACCCTCTGGTCTCAGTATGAGGACCTTGGCCTCATCGTCAAGACCGACTATGTGGAGGTGCGGAGAGCTCGCCATCGCCTAACGGGTGTCCAGGTGGCCATCAAAATATTAAACAAGCGACTGGCAAGAGGTCTCAGGATTGCAGGGGAAGCAGACATCTTGCCATCCATCACACATCCCAACATCGTCAAGCTCTTTCAGCTGGTGGAGACAGAGGAGAACTTGTACTTGGTGCTCGAATACTGCCCCGTACAGCTGCTGGAGCACGTCTACAGCAAGGGCTGCTTGCAGGAGGAGGAGGCCCGCGGCATCTTCAGGCAAGTGGTAGACGCCCTCGCGTATTGCCACGACCAGGGGATAGCGCACCTGGACATCAAGCCGGACAACGTCATGTTGGACGAGAGCGGAAAGGTGACCCTGATTGACTTTGGCACAGCCACCAGGGTTTGTCCAGGACAACGGTTGACGAGGCACTGCGGGGCTATCCTATTTAGCCCTCCAGAGGTGATGAGGCTCGACCCCTATGACGGCCCCAAAAAAGACGTTTGGTCTCTGGGGGTGCTGCTCTATTTCATGGTCACCGGGACCTGCCCCTTCGGATTCACCTTAACCGCGGGCCCCAAAACGAACATCATCAAGGGGAACTACGAGAGGCCGGCGCACCTCTCTGCAGACCTGCGCGCGCTCATCGAGAAACTGCTGACCTTGGACCCCGAGCTCAGGCCTGCGGCCAAGGACATCCTGGACGACCCGTGGCTCGAGCGGGGCcaggcgcgggcgggcgggcgcgacCCCGACCCCCGGGAGCCGGACGCCGACGTGCAGGCGGCGATGCGGCTGGACGCGGGCGGCGCGGCGCGGTCCGTGCGGCGGGGCGGGTGCGACGGGCCCGCGGCCACCCACCGCCTGCTGCGGCTCGGGGCGCGGGGCGGGCCGGGGGCCGAGGCGGCGAGCACGGCCGTGAGCCCGGGCCCGACGCCCTTCCCCAGCGCCGCGGGCCCGCAGGTCGCCAGCTGCCCGGCCCGCCGCCGCTcctgcccgccgccgccgccgccgtcgccgccCGAGCCCCGCGCCCCGCAGGTCGCCAGCTGCCCGGCCCGCCGCCGCTCCTGCCCACCTCCGCCTTCGCCGCCCCAGCCCCGCGCCCCGCAGGTCGTCAGCTGCCCGGCCCGCCGCCGCTCCTGCccgccgtcgccgccgccgccgtcgccgccCGGCCCCGCGCGCCCCGGGCCCCCGCCGCCGGGAGAAGCGCGTGCGGGCGGGGAGGCCGCGCGACCGGCCGCCGCCCAGACTTCCCGCCGCCCGGAGCGCGGCCCGGGGCTCCCCGCGACGGCCGCCCCGGAAGGCCGCGGCTGCCTGCCCCGCTGCTGGGAGGCCGTGCGCGGCCGCGTCCGCCGCCTCCTGCGGACACTGTGTCCCCGCGGGCTCCGCCGCCGCGGGAAGCGCGTGTTCCcggcgcgggcggcgggcggcggcgaaGGTCAGCGAGGCCCCGCGGAGCTGTAG